Proteins encoded within one genomic window of Gallus gallus isolate bGalGal1 chromosome 1, bGalGal1.mat.broiler.GRCg7b, whole genome shotgun sequence:
- the STRIP2 gene encoding striatin-interacting protein 2 isoform X2, translating into MEAMDFRREELRSAHGAVCRGSVDFPTVEFEYGDTDSRGAELAELYSYTEEPELSTNRRCFEEEFCPQARGRQWPQLDTAQQKAHILRLLEGLEVVSRERRLRAARAILYLAQGVFGDCESEGDVLHWSRHNSFLLYQLGTFSAFLELLSMEIDNSQACSSALRKPAISLADSTELRVLLSVMYLLVENIRVELETDPPEWKSCRETFRTELSFPVRSDEPFALLLFTMVTKFCSGHAPHFPMKKVLLLLWKVLLFTLGGFEALQTMKVRRREELGLPPLPEDSIQVMRSMRAASPPTCSIELAEQQQKRGHRSRRPLMKQDSLDIYNERDPFKNDEAGVDEEEGDEVDGGIEGELDLMERDALLPTIPAQRPPIERVLFPKGLPWAPKVRQKDIEHFLEASRNKFIGFTLGQDTETLIGLPRPIHESVKTLKQHKYISISDVQIKNEEELEKCPMSLGEEEVQETPCEVLYRAILYNLPQYMIALLKILLAAAPTSKAKTDSINILADVLPEEMPITVLQSMKLGIDVNRHKEIIVKSISALLLLLLKHFKLNHIYQFEYVSQHLVFANCIPLILKFFNQNIMSYITAKNSISVLDYPHCTVHDLPELTAESLEAGDNNQFCWRNLFSCINLLRILNKLTKWKHSRTMMLVVFKSAPILKRALKVKQAMMQLYVLKLLKIQTKYLGRQWRKSNMKTMSAIYQKVRHRMNDDWAYGNDIDARPWDFQAEECTLRASIEAFNSRRYDKPQDSEFAPVDNCLQSVLGQRLELPEDFHYSYELWLEREVFSQPIRWEELLRYQ; encoded by the exons ATGGAAGCCATGGATTTCAGACGGGAAGAACTGCGGTCCGCGCACGGGGCTGTCTGCAGG GGCTCCGTGGATTTCCCCACCGTGGAGTTCGAATATGGGGACACCGACAGCCGCGGTGCAGAGCTCGCAG AGCTGTACAGCTACACTGAGGAGCCCGAGCTCAGCACCAACCGGCGATGCTTTGAGGAGGAGTTTTGCCCCCAAG CGCGGGGCCGGCAGTGGCCGCAGCTGGACACGGCGCAGCAGAAGGCCCACATCCTGCGGCTGCTGGAGGGGCTGgaggtggtcagcagggagcggcggctgcgggcggcgCGGGCCATCCTCTACCTGGCACAGG GAGTGTTTGGAGACTGTGAGAGCGAAGGCGATGTCCTGCACTGGTCACGGCACAACAGCTTCCTGCTGTACCAGCTGGGCACCTTCAGTGCCttcctggagctgctcagcatgGAGATCGA CAACAGCCAGGCGTGCAGCAGTGCACTGCGGAAGCCAGCCATCTCACTGGCcgacagcactgagctcag GGTGCTGCTCAGCGTCATGTACCTGCTGGTGGAGAACATCCGTGTGGAGCTGGAAACGGATCCCCCGGAGTGGAAATCTTGCCGGGAGACCTTCAGGACAGAGCTGA GTTTCCCCGTGCGCTCCGATGAGCCCTTCGCTCTCTTGCTCTTCACGATGGTGACCAAGTTCTGCAGCGGCCACGCTCCTCACTTTCCTATGAAGAAGgtcctgctcctgctctggAAGGTGCTCCTG TTCACGCTGGGAGGATTTGAAGCCCTGCAGACAAtgaaggtgaggaggagggaggagctggggctgccaccCCTGCCCGAGGACAGCATCCAGGTGATGCGCAGCATGCGTGCCGCCTCACCGCCCACCTGCTCCATTGAGCTGgccgagcagcagcagaagcgtGGGCACCGCAGCCGGAGG CCCCTGATGAAGCAAGACAGCCTGGATATCTACAACGAGAGAGACCCCTTCAAGAACGATGAAGCAGGAGTTGACGAAGAGGAGGGTGATGAAGTGGATGGTGGGATTGAGGGGGAGCTGGACCTGATGGAGAGGGATGCGCTCCTCCCTACCATACCAGCCCAGCGCCCGCCTATTGAACGGGTGTTGTTCCCCAAAGGGCTGCCCTGGGCCCCCAAAGTCAG GCAGAAGGACATTGAGCATTTCCTGGAGGCGAGCAGGAACAAATTCATCGGCTTCACTCTGGGACA GGACACCGAGACCCTGATAGGGCTGCCACGGCCCATTCATGAGAGCGTGAAGACGCTGAAGCAG CACAAGTATATTTCCATCTCAGATGTCCAGATCAAGAatgaggaggagctggaaaagTGCCCCATGTCTCTG GGGGAAGAGGAAGTCCAAGAAACCCCTTGTGAGGTCTTGTATCGAGCAATACTATACAACCTCCCCCAGTATATG ATTGCTCTGCTGAAGATTCTGCTGGCCGCAGCGCCCACCTCCAAGGCCAAGACTGACTCCATCAACATCCTGGCAGACGTCTTGCCTGAGGAGATGCC CATCACCGTCCTGCAGAGCATGAAGTTAGGGATTGATGTGAACAGGCACAAGGAGATTATTGTGAAGAGCATCtcggcactgctgctgctgctcctcaagCACTTCAAGCTGAACCATATCTACCAG TTTGAGTATGTGTCCCAGCATTTGGTGTTTGCCAACTGCATCCCGCTGATCCTGAAGTTCTTCAACCAAAACATCATGTCCTATATCACTGCCAAAAACAG CATCTCTGTCCTGGATTACCCACACTGTACAGTCCATGACTTGCCTGAGCTCACTGCAGAAAGCCTG gaaGCTGGAGACAACAACCAGTTCTGCTGGAGAAACCTATTCTCCTGTATTAACCTGCTGAGGATCCTCAACAAGCTGACCAAGTGGAAGCACTCAAGGACAATG ATGCTGGTAGTCTTCAAGTCGGCCCCAATACTGAAGCGAGCTCTGAAGGTGAAGCAGGCCATGATGCAGCTGTACGTCCTCAAACTTCTGAAAATCCAGACCAAATACCTGGGGCGCCAGTGGAGAAAGAGCAACATGAAGACCATGTCGGCCATCTACCAGAAGGTGCGGCATCGCATGAACGACGACTGGGCGTATGGCAACG ATATTGACGCGAGGCCGTGGGACTTCCAGGCTGAAGAATGCACGCTGAGAGCCAGCATCGAAGCCTTCAACAGCCGGAGATACGACAAACCTCAGGATTCAGAGTTTGCACCGGTGGACAACTGCCTGCAGAGTGTGCTGGGCCAGCGGCTGGAGCTCCCTGAGGACTTCCACTACTCCTACGAGCTGTGGTTGGAGCGGGAGGTGTTTTCCCAGCCCATCCgctgggaagagctgctgcgCTACCAGTGA
- the LOC107053537 gene encoding transcription initiation factor TFIID subunit 4-like: MAEGSPLPPPLLPRSARRCPARVGPARSPSHPPPQSREGSARPSRPPRGPAVPRAPSRGGAAQRGAAGPGVLAAGGGPRVAAAAPGLEELEIARIPSVPGRNLFCGWNKAVNGLQGQAFMTTLHPSEDGRIWEVCHVRSFKPTMPLFIKPSYEARTGNYQNPQKQMTQKRSFLHSANYNKKTV; encoded by the exons ATGGCAGAGGGGTCCCCGCTGCCCCCGCCGCTCCTCCCGCGCtcggcccggcgctgccccgcgcGTGTGGGCCCGGCCcgatccccatcccatccccccccccaaagccgAGAGGGCTCCGCGAGGCCTTCCCGAcccccccgcggccccgcggTCCCCCGGGCCCCCTCCCGGGGCGGCGCGGCCcagcgcggggcggcggggccgggggtgcTGGCGGCCGGCGGGGGCCCCCGCGTTGCTGCGGCTGCGccggggctggaggagctggagatTGCGCG gaTACCATCTGTGCCTGGTAGAAACCTCTTCTGTGG ATGGAATAAAGCTGTAAATGGCCTCCAAGGGCAGGCATTTATGACCACACTGCATCCATCAGAAGATGGAAGAATATGGGAAGTGTG TCACGTCAGAAGCTTTAAACCAACGATGCCTCTCTTTATCAAGCCCTCTTATGAAGCAAGGACAGGAAACTACCAGAATCCTCAAAAGCAAATGACACAGAAAAGGAGTTTTCTCCATAG tgcCAATTACAACAAGAAGACGGTTTGA
- the STRIP2 gene encoding striatin-interacting protein 2 isoform X1: protein MEEAAGGTPNPNPNPNAGRARMGQPPAQPPPKGRELFRGQRKESEGSVDFPTVEFEYGDTDSRGAELAELYSYTEEPELSTNRRCFEEEFCPQARGRQWPQLDTAQQKAHILRLLEGLEVVSRERRLRAARAILYLAQGVFGDCESEGDVLHWSRHNSFLLYQLGTFSAFLELLSMEIDNSQACSSALRKPAISLADSTELRVLLSVMYLLVENIRVELETDPPEWKSCRETFRTELSFPVRSDEPFALLLFTMVTKFCSGHAPHFPMKKVLLLLWKVLLFTLGGFEALQTMKVRRREELGLPPLPEDSIQVMRSMRAASPPTCSIELAEQQQKRGHRSRRPLMKQDSLDIYNERDPFKNDEAGVDEEEGDEVDGGIEGELDLMERDALLPTIPAQRPPIERVLFPKGLPWAPKVRQKDIEHFLEASRNKFIGFTLGQDTETLIGLPRPIHESVKTLKQHKYISISDVQIKNEEELEKCPMSLGEEEVQETPCEVLYRAILYNLPQYMIALLKILLAAAPTSKAKTDSINILADVLPEEMPITVLQSMKLGIDVNRHKEIIVKSISALLLLLLKHFKLNHIYQFEYVSQHLVFANCIPLILKFFNQNIMSYITAKNSISVLDYPHCTVHDLPELTAESLEAGDNNQFCWRNLFSCINLLRILNKLTKWKHSRTMMLVVFKSAPILKRALKVKQAMMQLYVLKLLKIQTKYLGRQWRKSNMKTMSAIYQKVRHRMNDDWAYGNDIDARPWDFQAEECTLRASIEAFNSRRYDKPQDSEFAPVDNCLQSVLGQRLELPEDFHYSYELWLEREVFSQPIRWEELLRYQ, encoded by the exons AtggaggaggcggcggggggGACACCGAACCCGAACCCGAACCCCAACGCGGGGAGGGCCCGAATGGGGCAGCCCCCAGCGCAGCCCCCCCCCAAGGGCCGGGAGCTCTTCAGAGGACAACGGAAGGAGTCCGAG GGCTCCGTGGATTTCCCCACCGTGGAGTTCGAATATGGGGACACCGACAGCCGCGGTGCAGAGCTCGCAG AGCTGTACAGCTACACTGAGGAGCCCGAGCTCAGCACCAACCGGCGATGCTTTGAGGAGGAGTTTTGCCCCCAAG CGCGGGGCCGGCAGTGGCCGCAGCTGGACACGGCGCAGCAGAAGGCCCACATCCTGCGGCTGCTGGAGGGGCTGgaggtggtcagcagggagcggcggctgcgggcggcgCGGGCCATCCTCTACCTGGCACAGG GAGTGTTTGGAGACTGTGAGAGCGAAGGCGATGTCCTGCACTGGTCACGGCACAACAGCTTCCTGCTGTACCAGCTGGGCACCTTCAGTGCCttcctggagctgctcagcatgGAGATCGA CAACAGCCAGGCGTGCAGCAGTGCACTGCGGAAGCCAGCCATCTCACTGGCcgacagcactgagctcag GGTGCTGCTCAGCGTCATGTACCTGCTGGTGGAGAACATCCGTGTGGAGCTGGAAACGGATCCCCCGGAGTGGAAATCTTGCCGGGAGACCTTCAGGACAGAGCTGA GTTTCCCCGTGCGCTCCGATGAGCCCTTCGCTCTCTTGCTCTTCACGATGGTGACCAAGTTCTGCAGCGGCCACGCTCCTCACTTTCCTATGAAGAAGgtcctgctcctgctctggAAGGTGCTCCTG TTCACGCTGGGAGGATTTGAAGCCCTGCAGACAAtgaaggtgaggaggagggaggagctggggctgccaccCCTGCCCGAGGACAGCATCCAGGTGATGCGCAGCATGCGTGCCGCCTCACCGCCCACCTGCTCCATTGAGCTGgccgagcagcagcagaagcgtGGGCACCGCAGCCGGAGG CCCCTGATGAAGCAAGACAGCCTGGATATCTACAACGAGAGAGACCCCTTCAAGAACGATGAAGCAGGAGTTGACGAAGAGGAGGGTGATGAAGTGGATGGTGGGATTGAGGGGGAGCTGGACCTGATGGAGAGGGATGCGCTCCTCCCTACCATACCAGCCCAGCGCCCGCCTATTGAACGGGTGTTGTTCCCCAAAGGGCTGCCCTGGGCCCCCAAAGTCAG GCAGAAGGACATTGAGCATTTCCTGGAGGCGAGCAGGAACAAATTCATCGGCTTCACTCTGGGACA GGACACCGAGACCCTGATAGGGCTGCCACGGCCCATTCATGAGAGCGTGAAGACGCTGAAGCAG CACAAGTATATTTCCATCTCAGATGTCCAGATCAAGAatgaggaggagctggaaaagTGCCCCATGTCTCTG GGGGAAGAGGAAGTCCAAGAAACCCCTTGTGAGGTCTTGTATCGAGCAATACTATACAACCTCCCCCAGTATATG ATTGCTCTGCTGAAGATTCTGCTGGCCGCAGCGCCCACCTCCAAGGCCAAGACTGACTCCATCAACATCCTGGCAGACGTCTTGCCTGAGGAGATGCC CATCACCGTCCTGCAGAGCATGAAGTTAGGGATTGATGTGAACAGGCACAAGGAGATTATTGTGAAGAGCATCtcggcactgctgctgctgctcctcaagCACTTCAAGCTGAACCATATCTACCAG TTTGAGTATGTGTCCCAGCATTTGGTGTTTGCCAACTGCATCCCGCTGATCCTGAAGTTCTTCAACCAAAACATCATGTCCTATATCACTGCCAAAAACAG CATCTCTGTCCTGGATTACCCACACTGTACAGTCCATGACTTGCCTGAGCTCACTGCAGAAAGCCTG gaaGCTGGAGACAACAACCAGTTCTGCTGGAGAAACCTATTCTCCTGTATTAACCTGCTGAGGATCCTCAACAAGCTGACCAAGTGGAAGCACTCAAGGACAATG ATGCTGGTAGTCTTCAAGTCGGCCCCAATACTGAAGCGAGCTCTGAAGGTGAAGCAGGCCATGATGCAGCTGTACGTCCTCAAACTTCTGAAAATCCAGACCAAATACCTGGGGCGCCAGTGGAGAAAGAGCAACATGAAGACCATGTCGGCCATCTACCAGAAGGTGCGGCATCGCATGAACGACGACTGGGCGTATGGCAACG ATATTGACGCGAGGCCGTGGGACTTCCAGGCTGAAGAATGCACGCTGAGAGCCAGCATCGAAGCCTTCAACAGCCGGAGATACGACAAACCTCAGGATTCAGAGTTTGCACCGGTGGACAACTGCCTGCAGAGTGTGCTGGGCCAGCGGCTGGAGCTCCCTGAGGACTTCCACTACTCCTACGAGCTGTGGTTGGAGCGGGAGGTGTTTTCCCAGCCCATCCgctgggaagagctgctgcgCTACCAGTGA